The genomic window AGGAGGGTGAGGTCGCAGACCCCGCGCCGCAGCAGCACCTCGGCCGCGTGCAGCACACGCTCCTCCGTGCCCTCGGGCAGGACCACGCGGCGCCGCTCGGAACGGGCCCGCTCCAGCAGCGTGTGCTCGAACATCATCGGCGTGACGCGGTCGCTGCTCGGCGCCGAGACCCGGGTCCGCAGCTCGGTGGTGTCGACATACCGCTCGAACAGTCCCAGCGCGGTCTCCGCCTTGCGCGGTGTCGCCGCGCTCAACTTCCCCTCCATGGAGAAGAGTTCGGAGGCGGTGAGGAAGGAGCCGGTCTCGACGGCGACCACGGGGGTGCCGGGCGCGAGGCGGGCGGCGAGGGTGAGGACCTCGTCGCTGGGCCGCTCGTTGAGGGTGAGCAGCACACCGGCGATCGGCGGGGTCCCGGCGCTGTGGGCGGCCAGCGCCCCCACGACGAGATCCGCGCGGTCGCCGGGCGTGACGACGAGACAGCCCGGGGTCAGGGCGTTGAGGAAGTTCGGGAGCATGGCACCGCCGAAGACGAAGTTCAGCGCGTCGCGGGCGAGGCCCGAGTCGTCGCCGAGCAGCACCTTGCCGCCGAGCGCGTGGGTGATCTGGGCGACGGTCGGCGCGGAGAGGGCGGGCTCGTCGGGGAGCACGTAACAGGGCACGGGCAGCGGGAGCCGCGAGTCGCCGAGGCGCTCCGCTGTCTCGGCGCGGTCGGCGGGCGCGACGCGGTTGACGACCATGGCGAGCACGTCACAGCCGAGGCCTTCGTAGGCGCGGTACGCGTTGTGCGTCTCGGCGGCGACGGACTCGGCGGTCTGCTTCCGCCCGCCGACGACGGAGATGACGGAGGCGCCGAACTCGTTCGCGAGCCGGGCGTTGAGAGCCAGCTCGTCCGGGAACTGGGTGTCGGCGAAATCCGTACCCAGGACGAGGACGACGTCGTAGTCACGGGCGACGGCGTGGAACCGGTCGACGAGCGTCGAGACGAGCTCGTCCGTGCCGTGCTCGGCCTGGAGGGTGGACGCCTCGTGGTAGTCCATGCCGTACACGGTCGCCGGGTCCTGGGAGAGCCGATAGCGGGCGCGCAACAGTTCGAAGAGCCGGTCCGGACCGTGGTGCAGCAGAGGCCGGAACACCCCCACCCGGTCGACCTGGCGGGTCAGGAGCTCCATGACCCCCAGCTCGACGACCTGGCGGCCGTCGCCGCGGTCGATCCCGGTCACGTACACGCTGCGCGTCACGTGTGCTCTCCGTTTCGTGTGGTCGTGGGGTGCGGAAATCACCGTCGCGGCGGACGGAAACCCTCTTGACAATACCCTCGCGGGTGGCTAAGGCGCCCGTCAGGTCGCGGTCCCGCCGAAGGACCTGTAGGGGCGCGGCGGCCCCCAGCGAGCCGTGAAACAATCGGAATGACTCACAAGTACCAGCACCGAGCAGGACGATCAGGACGAGCAGGAGACACAGCACGATGCGTATCGGAGTTCTCACCGCAGGCGGCGACTGTCCGGGCCTGAACGCAGTGATCCGGTCGGTCGTGCACCGAGCGATCGCCCAGTACGGCGACGAGGTCATCGGCTTCGAGGACGGCTACGCCGGCCTGCTCGACGGCCGCTACCGCAGCCTCGACCTGGAGTCCGTCAGCGGCATCCTCGCCCGCGGCGGCACCATCCTCGGCTCCTCCCGCCTCCAGCGCGACCGCCTCCGCGAGGCCTGCGAGAACGCGCAGGACA from Streptomyces sp. DSM 40750 includes these protein-coding regions:
- the pta gene encoding phosphate acetyltransferase, with amino-acid sequence MTRSVYVTGIDRGDGRQVVELGVMELLTRQVDRVGVFRPLLHHGPDRLFELLRARYRLSQDPATVYGMDYHEASTLQAEHGTDELVSTLVDRFHAVARDYDVVLVLGTDFADTQFPDELALNARLANEFGASVISVVGGRKQTAESVAAETHNAYRAYEGLGCDVLAMVVNRVAPADRAETAERLGDSRLPLPVPCYVLPDEPALSAPTVAQITHALGGKVLLGDDSGLARDALNFVFGGAMLPNFLNALTPGCLVVTPGDRADLVVGALAAHSAGTPPIAGVLLTLNERPSDEVLTLAARLAPGTPVVAVETGSFLTASELFSMEGKLSAATPRKAETALGLFERYVDTTELRTRVSAPSSDRVTPMMFEHTLLERARSERRRVVLPEGTEERVLHAAEVLLRRGVCDLTLLGPVDLIRKKAADLGIDLGESQLVDPSTAEWRDMFAEKYAQFRAHKNVSIELAYDVVSDVNYFGTLMVQEGLADGMVSGSVHSTAATIRPAFEIIKTKPDADIVSSVFFMCLADKVLVYGDCAVNPDPNAEQLADIAIQSAATALRFGVEPRIAMLSYSTGTSGSGADVDKVREATELVRSRRPDLKIEGPIQYDAAVEPSVAATKLPGSEVAGQATVLIFPDLNTGNNTYKAVQRSAGALAVGPVLQGLRKPVNDLSRGALVQDIVTTVAITAIQAQTPAK